The Paraphotobacterium marinum genome contains a region encoding:
- the ruvB gene encoding Holliday junction branch migration DNA helicase RuvB, which yields MLEIDRVFNVDDNEQDNDRVIDKAIRPKFLKDYVGQEPVKKQMAVFIEAAKNRGDSLDHVLIFGPPGLGKTTLSHIIANEMGVNLKTTSGPVIEKQGDLAALLTNLEENDILFIDEIHRLSPNIEEILYPAMEDFQLDILIGEGPAARSIKIDLPPFTLIGATTKAGALTSPLRDRFGITQRLEFYNTVDLKNILINNAKSLNVNIDEDGAYEIARRSRGTPRICNRLLRRVRDYIEVGQRSCINEETANDSLNLLDVDDLGFDYLDRKLISVIIEKFNFGPVGLDNLATAIGEAKETIEDVIEPFLIQKGFIQRTPRGRIITEFGITQFKKNNLFALSNKNQ from the coding sequence ATGTTGGAAATAGATAGAGTTTTTAATGTTGATGATAATGAACAAGATAACGACAGGGTCATTGATAAGGCTATACGACCTAAATTTCTAAAAGATTATGTAGGACAAGAACCAGTAAAAAAACAAATGGCTGTTTTTATTGAGGCAGCTAAAAACAGGGGAGACTCACTTGATCATGTCTTAATATTCGGTCCTCCAGGCCTAGGAAAAACAACATTATCTCATATAATTGCAAATGAAATGGGAGTAAATCTCAAAACCACATCAGGCCCTGTTATCGAAAAACAGGGAGATTTAGCTGCTTTATTAACAAATCTTGAAGAAAATGACATTTTATTTATTGACGAGATTCATAGGCTTTCACCTAACATTGAGGAAATATTATATCCTGCAATGGAGGATTTTCAGTTAGATATTTTAATTGGTGAGGGACCAGCTGCACGATCCATAAAAATTGATTTACCTCCATTTACTTTGATAGGTGCTACAACAAAAGCAGGTGCGTTAACTTCTCCTTTAAGGGATAGATTTGGAATAACACAGCGCTTAGAGTTTTATAATACTGTAGATTTAAAAAATATTTTAATTAATAATGCAAAGTCTTTAAATGTTAATATTGATGAAGATGGTGCTTATGAAATTGCAAGACGGTCTCGCGGCACACCAAGAATCTGCAATCGGTTACTAAGAAGAGTAAGAGACTACATTGAGGTCGGTCAAAGAAGTTGTATTAATGAAGAAACCGCTAATGATTCGTTAAATTTATTAGACGTTGATGATTTGGGTTTTGATTATTTAGACCGAAAATTAATATCTGTTATTATCGAAAAGTTCAATTTTGGACCTGTTGGCTTAGATAATTTAGCTACCGCAATTGGAGAAGCTAAGGAAACCATAGAAGATGTTATTGAACCTTTTTTAATACAAAAAGGATTTATACAAAGAACACCTAGAGGACGAATTATTACTGAATTTGGCATTACCCAATTTAAAAAAAATAATTTATTTGCGTTATCAAACAAGAATCAATGA
- a CDS encoding hotdog family protein — protein MKHEYKFKIFYDDTDATGLVYHSNYLKFFERARTVYLQDKNIYQKDLLKNEICFVVAKADLSF, from the coding sequence ATGAAACATGAGTACAAATTTAAAATTTTTTATGATGATACTGATGCTACAGGATTAGTTTATCACTCAAATTATCTGAAGTTTTTTGAAAGAGCACGTACTGTATATTTACAAGATAAAAACATATATCAAAAAGATCTTTTAAAAAATGAAATTTGTTTTGTAGTAGCAAAGGCAGATCTTTCTTTTTGA
- a CDS encoding hotdog family protein, with protein sequence MKPAFFEDELIVFTDILYKKKTSVNFCQILVNSDNKVLCKANITIACVHTKNLKPLRIPEQILQEINK encoded by the coding sequence TTGAAACCAGCATTTTTTGAAGATGAATTAATAGTTTTTACTGATATCCTTTATAAAAAAAAGACAAGTGTTAATTTTTGTCAGATTTTAGTTAATTCTGATAATAAAGTTTTGTGTAAAGCAAATATTACGATAGCATGTGTTCATACTAAAAATTTAAAACCATTAAGAATACCTGAACAAATTTTACAGGAGATAAATAAGTGA
- the tolQ gene encoding protein TolQ, whose translation MNSDTSILQLFLQASHLVQIVMLLLLALSIFSWTVIIQRTAFLKKTKKNTENFEERFWSGIELSSLFKEAQIKKDKIQGSEKIFYAGFKEYARLHRTHNKNPEYVLEGTTRAMRISYSKEVDALENNLPFLATVGSISPYIGLFGTVWGIMHSFIALGSVKQATLSMVAPGIAEALVATAMGLFAAIPAVMFYNRLTNKVSKIEHLYETFMEEFSSILHRQSSLNTEE comes from the coding sequence GTGAATTCAGATACATCCATTCTTCAACTTTTTTTACAGGCAAGTCACCTTGTTCAAATTGTAATGTTATTACTATTAGCCTTATCTATTTTTTCTTGGACTGTAATTATACAAAGAACAGCTTTTTTGAAAAAAACAAAAAAAAATACAGAAAATTTTGAGGAAAGATTTTGGTCTGGAATTGAACTTTCTTCTTTATTTAAAGAAGCGCAAATAAAAAAAGATAAAATCCAAGGATCTGAAAAAATATTTTACGCTGGTTTTAAAGAGTATGCACGATTACATAGAACTCATAACAAAAACCCAGAATATGTTTTAGAGGGAACAACAAGAGCTATGAGAATTAGTTATTCTAAAGAAGTAGATGCCCTTGAAAATAATTTACCCTTTTTAGCAACAGTTGGTTCTATAAGTCCATATATAGGTTTATTTGGAACCGTCTGGGGTATAATGCACTCATTTATAGCTCTAGGTTCAGTTAAGCAAGCTACCTTGTCAATGGTTGCCCCTGGTATTGCAGAGGCCTTAGTAGCAACTGCAATGGGTCTGTTTGCAGCGATCCCAGCTGTAATGTTTTACAATAGGTTAACAAATAAAGTATCGAAAATTGAGCATTTATACGAGACATTTATGGAAGAGTTTTCAAGTATTTTACATAGACAATCTTCTTTAAATACTGAGGAATAA
- the tolR gene encoding protein TolR, giving the protein MSFKRKKRKLTAEINVVPYIDVMLVLLIIFMVTAPYVTQGVDVNLPKTETAKTAAELSGNKSDASFIIVEVTKNGSVGLSIDNEPVERDLTKNEIYNKVKQVLAEKPDSTVLVGGDSEAQYADIVTVMDELRQVGVKQVGLMTDLINKKA; this is encoded by the coding sequence ATGTCTTTTAAGAGAAAAAAAAGAAAGCTCACTGCTGAAATTAATGTGGTTCCATATATTGATGTAATGCTTGTTTTACTTATTATTTTTATGGTTACAGCTCCATACGTTACACAAGGTGTGGATGTTAATTTGCCTAAAACAGAAACTGCAAAAACTGCGGCTGAGCTTTCCGGAAACAAAAGTGATGCTTCTTTTATAATCGTTGAGGTGACGAAAAATGGTAGCGTCGGTTTAAGCATTGATAATGAACCAGTAGAAAGAGACTTAACAAAAAATGAAATATATAACAAAGTTAAGCAAGTACTTGCCGAAAAGCCAGATTCTACTGTTTTAGTTGGTGGAGACTCTGAAGCTCAATACGCAGATATTGTTACTGTTATGGATGAGTTAAGGCAAGTTGGAGTTAAACAAGTTGGTTTAATGACAGATTTAATTAATAAAAAAGCATAA
- the tolA gene encoding cell envelope integrity protein TolA: protein MKLKNFKLAFVISILIHALLLALLIYKPVFKNTTPPSSIKAVVVDPKIIEQQLALMKNKQNKKPEQAGKVVDEKSKQEEMAKLAEEKAKQEAAAKAAAEKAKQEAAAKAAAEKAKQEAAAKAAAEKAKQEAAAKAAAEKAKQEAAAKAAAEKAKQEAAAKAAAEKAKQEAAAKAAAEKAKQEAAAKAAAEKAKQEAAAKAAAEKAKQEAAAKAAAEKAKKDAAAKAAAEKAKQEAAAKAKELDSVFQGLASEKNQLSAAKKSEKQSTIAYYRDKYIALIEAKFITRPSYNGKTCTLNFRMSASGRVISAIPQSGPQDLCQDAQVAIRKVGVFPMPEDAELSKEFQNGWTLNFSPSTN, encoded by the coding sequence ATGAAACTAAAAAATTTTAAACTTGCTTTTGTTATTTCAATATTGATTCATGCTTTATTGTTAGCCTTACTGATTTATAAACCTGTTTTTAAAAATACAACCCCACCATCTTCCATAAAGGCTGTGGTTGTTGATCCTAAAATAATAGAACAACAACTTGCATTGATGAAAAATAAACAAAATAAAAAGCCTGAGCAGGCTGGTAAAGTTGTAGATGAGAAGTCAAAACAAGAAGAAATGGCAAAGCTAGCTGAAGAAAAAGCAAAGCAGGAGGCAGCAGCTAAAGCGGCAGCAGAGAAAGCAAAGCAGGAGGCAGCAGCTAAAGCGGCAGCAGAGAAAGCGAAGCAGGAGGCAGCAGCTAAAGCGGCAGCGGAGAAAGCGAAGCAGGAGGCAGCAGCTAAAGCGGCAGCAGAGAAAGCGAAGCAGGAGGCAGCAGCTAAAGCGGCAGCAGAGAAAGCGAAGCAGGAGGCAGCAGCTAAAGCGGCAGCAGAGAAAGCGAAGCAGGAGGCAGCAGCTAAAGCGGCAGCAGAGAAAGCGAAGCAGGAGGCAGCAGCTAAAGCGGCAGCAGAGAAAGCGAAGCAGGAGGCAGCAGCTAAAGCGGCAGCAGAGAAAGCGAAGCAGGAGGCAGCAGCGAAAGCAGCAGCAGAGAAAGCTAAGAAAGATGCTGCAGCAAAAGCAGCAGCAGAGAAAGCGAAGCAGGAAGCAGCAGCAAAAGCTAAAGAATTGGATAGTGTTTTTCAGGGTTTAGCATCAGAAAAAAATCAATTAAGTGCGGCTAAAAAAAGTGAAAAACAAAGTACTATTGCCTACTATAGAGATAAATATATTGCATTAATAGAAGCTAAATTCATTACAAGACCTTCTTATAATGGCAAAACTTGTACATTAAACTTTAGGATGAGTGCCTCAGGGCGAGTTATTAGTGCTATTCCGCAGAGTGGGCCACAGGATTTATGCCAAGATGCGCAGGTTGCAATTAGGAAAGTTGGAGTATTCCCAATGCCCGAAGATGCAGAGCTATCAAAAGAGTTTCAAAATGGTTGGACCTTGAATTTCAGTCCATCGACTAATTAG
- the tolB gene encoding Tol-Pal system beta propeller repeat protein TolB: MKKKLIKLLSILPLVFCLPAFAELSLTITKGQDTAQPIAINSFDGNQGLSQNISEIISSDLQRSGKFSPLSQQDFPSKISFTSNVNGQAWLDKGVNDILVGKIERDSSGQYAISYKLIDAVKSTKSNSVVAQGLYRVQDKDLRRAAHTISNVIYQKILNEKGAFNTKIAYVTQPNNKKWLLNIADYDGYNPKTLLTSSEPILSPSWSPNLKDIAYSTFENNKEKIYIVNMYSGKRVLISDARGINSAPSFSPDGTKLALVLSKTGNAEIYIKNLMTGQLTQLTRGRSVNSEPSWSPDGNSIVFTSNRGGSPQIYKIDVSGSNVKRLTFEGRKNQNGRITPDGKTLINIRQTNDGYHLVKQNLETGATAILTSTFLDQSPTVAPNGSMIIYTATYGNQQDLSMVSIDGRFAARLPDSSGNAKFPSWSPFGK, translated from the coding sequence ATGAAAAAAAAATTAATAAAATTGTTATCAATTTTACCACTTGTATTTTGTTTGCCAGCTTTTGCTGAATTATCTTTAACTATAACGAAAGGGCAAGATACCGCACAGCCAATAGCCATTAATAGTTTTGATGGTAATCAAGGGTTATCACAAAATATATCAGAGATCATATCATCAGATCTTCAAAGAAGTGGCAAATTTTCGCCACTTTCACAACAAGACTTTCCAAGTAAAATTTCTTTCACTTCGAATGTAAATGGTCAAGCTTGGTTGGATAAGGGCGTAAATGATATATTGGTAGGGAAAATTGAACGTGACTCTTCAGGCCAATATGCAATTAGTTATAAGTTGATAGATGCTGTTAAATCAACAAAAAGTAATAGTGTTGTTGCTCAGGGATTGTATAGGGTACAAGATAAAGATTTAAGAAGAGCTGCACATACCATTTCAAATGTTATTTATCAAAAGATTTTAAATGAAAAGGGTGCTTTTAATACAAAAATCGCTTATGTTACTCAACCTAATAACAAAAAATGGCTTTTAAATATTGCTGATTATGATGGTTACAACCCAAAAACCTTATTAACATCTTCAGAGCCAATATTATCCCCAAGCTGGTCACCAAATTTAAAAGATATTGCTTACTCTACATTTGAAAATAATAAAGAAAAAATTTATATTGTTAATATGTATTCGGGAAAGCGTGTACTTATTTCAGATGCACGAGGCATTAATTCCGCTCCGTCATTTTCTCCTGATGGAACAAAACTTGCGTTAGTTCTCTCAAAAACTGGTAATGCGGAAATTTATATCAAAAATTTAATGACTGGCCAGTTAACACAACTAACAAGAGGTAGATCTGTTAACAGTGAGCCTTCTTGGAGTCCAGATGGAAACTCTATTGTATTTACTTCAAATAGAGGAGGAAGCCCTCAAATTTATAAGATCGATGTTTCTGGTAGTAATGTTAAACGACTTACTTTTGAAGGTAGAAAAAACCAGAATGGTCGTATTACGCCAGATGGTAAAACTCTAATTAATATTAGACAAACTAATGATGGGTACCACTTAGTTAAACAAAATCTTGAAACTGGCGCTACAGCTATTTTAACTAGTACTTTTTTGGATCAATCTCCGACAGTAGCACCCAACGGTAGCATGATTATTTATACAGCTACGTATGGAAATCAACAAGATTTATCAATGGTTTCTATTGATGGTCGTTTTGCAGCTAGATTACCAGATTCATCAGGTAATGCTAAATTTCCTTCATGGTCACCATTTGGAAAATGA
- the pal gene encoding peptidoglycan-associated lipoprotein Pal: MKLNKLMKALAIVVPMAVLSACSSTGNTGSDSDMTGAGQDSSVTPLKQEQEMFAQNVENGSLTDEESMVWFAFNDAVVDPSYNKMLELNANYLTNHPDAKIVIQGNTDQRGTPEYNIALGEKRAQAVADYLEALGVNASQISTVSYGEEKPLVQGHTDADYAKNRRAKIVYN; this comes from the coding sequence ATGAAATTGAATAAATTAATGAAAGCTCTCGCAATCGTAGTTCCTATGGCTGTATTGTCTGCTTGTAGTTCAACAGGAAATACAGGCAGTGACTCTGATATGACTGGGGCTGGTCAAGACTCTTCGGTTACTCCTTTGAAACAAGAGCAAGAAATGTTTGCCCAAAACGTTGAAAATGGTTCGTTAACAGATGAAGAATCAATGGTTTGGTTTGCATTTAATGATGCAGTCGTTGATCCTTCTTATAATAAAATGCTAGAACTGAATGCAAATTATTTGACGAATCACCCTGATGCAAAAATTGTAATTCAAGGAAATACGGATCAAAGAGGAACACCTGAATATAACATTGCTCTTGGTGAAAAGAGAGCTCAAGCTGTTGCCGATTATCTAGAAGCACTTGGCGTTAATGCTTCACAAATTTCGACTGTCAGTTATGGAGAAGAAAAACCTCTAGTTCAGGGGCATACAGACGCTGATTATGCAAAAAATAGAAGAGCAAAAATCGTCTATAATTAA
- the ybgF gene encoding tol-pal system protein YbgF — MCSHILRRMIVVSIAATATVSAVANSAPVYSAYDTNKNNTSNATQSVYSVTDDSNNESVNQPSNNNTYVSSKAQLQLRMQRNINELQREVDELRGQIQENNFQIQQLIQQQKEIAANNKSSNSQAPKNAGKDYSNSLQAASEYNQAIDLILKKKDFKTATSKLESFLSKYPNSKYNTNAHFWLGQLYYVDKKFSKSLTNFKIVAADSSSSKAPEATYRIAQIYQQKGDKTSEKKYLREVIKNYPQSNIAIKAKKDLGLSK; from the coding sequence ATGTGCAGTCATATATTACGTAGAATGATTGTCGTAAGTATTGCTGCAACGGCAACGGTTTCTGCCGTTGCTAATTCAGCACCGGTTTATTCTGCCTACGATACAAATAAAAATAATACTAGTAACGCAACTCAGTCTGTTTATTCAGTAACAGATGACTCTAATAATGAGTCAGTCAATCAACCTTCTAATAACAATACTTATGTAAGTTCTAAAGCACAATTACAGCTAAGAATGCAACGAAATATTAACGAACTTCAAAGGGAAGTTGATGAATTAAGGGGCCAAATACAAGAAAATAATTTCCAAATCCAACAGCTGATACAGCAACAAAAAGAAATTGCTGCCAACAACAAATCAAGTAACTCTCAAGCTCCCAAAAATGCTGGTAAAGATTACTCAAATTCACTGCAAGCTGCTTCAGAGTACAATCAAGCAATTGATTTGATTTTAAAAAAGAAAGATTTTAAAACAGCAACTTCTAAATTGGAAAGTTTTTTGAGTAAATACCCTAATTCTAAATATAACACTAATGCTCATTTTTGGTTGGGGCAGTTATATTATGTTGATAAGAAGTTTTCAAAGTCGCTAACTAACTTTAAGATTGTAGCTGCTGATTCAAGTTCATCTAAAGCGCCTGAAGCAACATATCGTATTGCCCAGATATACCAGCAAAAAGGAGATAAAACTTCCGAAAAAAAATATCTTCGAGAAGTAATTAAAAATTACCCTCAGTCAAATATTGCAATTAAAGCTAAAAAAGACTTAGGTTTAAGTAAATAA
- the nadA gene encoding quinolinate synthase NadA, translating into MLNVLENYKFPAKEKPLSEKESEKVINEIKILLKDKNAVLISHYYTDPIIQKLTDETNGFIGDSLQMAKFGKEHPSKTMVICGVRFMGETAKILSPEKKILMPTLEAECSLDLGCPPKKFNDFCDSHPDRMVVVYANTSAAVKARADWIVTSSNAIQIIEHLDQLGKKIIWGPDRHLGSYIQKQTKADMLLWDSECIVHDEFSSKLLKDMKYLYPDAAVLVHPESPASVVELADVVGSTSQLIEKAKTLMQKQLIIATDKGIFYKMQKAVPEKELIEAPTAGNGATCRSCAHCPWMAMNTLKKLKEALTTNINSNEVFVDEALIPKALISLDRMLKFKN; encoded by the coding sequence ATGTTAAATGTATTGGAAAATTATAAGTTTCCAGCTAAGGAAAAACCTCTATCGGAAAAAGAATCCGAAAAGGTAATTAATGAAATTAAAATCTTACTTAAAGATAAAAATGCGGTTTTAATATCACACTACTATACAGATCCCATTATACAAAAGTTAACAGATGAAACTAATGGTTTCATTGGTGACTCCCTTCAAATGGCAAAGTTTGGTAAAGAACATCCTTCAAAGACTATGGTTATTTGTGGTGTACGATTTATGGGGGAGACTGCTAAAATATTAAGTCCTGAAAAGAAAATTCTTATGCCAACATTAGAAGCTGAGTGTTCTTTAGACTTAGGTTGCCCACCAAAAAAATTCAATGACTTTTGTGATTCACATCCTGATAGAATGGTTGTTGTTTATGCCAATACATCAGCTGCAGTTAAAGCAAGAGCTGACTGGATTGTTACATCCAGTAATGCAATCCAAATAATAGAACATTTAGATCAATTAGGGAAAAAAATTATTTGGGGACCAGATCGACACTTAGGGTCATATATTCAAAAACAAACCAAAGCGGATATGCTTTTGTGGGACTCTGAATGTATTGTTCACGATGAATTTTCATCAAAGTTACTAAAGGATATGAAATATTTATACCCTGATGCTGCTGTATTGGTCCACCCTGAGTCCCCTGCAAGTGTTGTGGAGTTAGCTGATGTAGTAGGTTCAACCAGTCAACTTATAGAAAAAGCTAAAACATTAATGCAAAAACAACTAATAATTGCAACAGATAAGGGTATTTTCTATAAAATGCAAAAAGCAGTACCTGAAAAAGAGTTGATCGAAGCACCTACAGCTGGTAATGGAGCTACTTGTAGGAGTTGTGCTCACTGTCCCTGGATGGCAATGAATACATTAAAAAAATTAAAAGAAGCTTTAACTACTAATATTAACTCTAATGAAGTTTTTGTTGATGAGGCCCTTATACCTAAAGCTTTAATATCATTAGATAGAATGTTAAAATTTAAAAATTGA
- a CDS encoding TIGR01621 family pseudouridine synthase: MFNLIFQNEDFIVVDKHPGVNVHYEGNEYSLLESIKRYLNFNDIYLLHRLDKDTSGLMVLGKSKKVAQDFYYLFKNEGIQKIYIALGKKKIKKKMGIIKGDMSKSRNKSWILKKTYQNPAITKFISAGASNNKYRHYFCYPLTGKTHQIRVALKSIGAEIIGDKIYGSGDEDRMYLHSLVLSFNYKGADFNFQCAPKIGLLWQKEIIMEQLLNTKEKLKLNKMK; the protein is encoded by the coding sequence GTGTTTAATTTAATTTTTCAAAACGAGGACTTTATTGTTGTTGATAAACATCCTGGAGTCAACGTTCACTATGAAGGTAATGAATACTCTTTGTTAGAGAGTATTAAAAGATATTTAAATTTTAATGATATATATTTGTTACATCGATTAGATAAGGATACATCTGGCTTGATGGTTTTGGGTAAAAGTAAAAAGGTTGCTCAGGATTTTTATTACTTATTTAAAAATGAGGGCATTCAAAAAATATATATTGCATTAGGTAAAAAAAAAATAAAAAAGAAAATGGGCATCATCAAAGGAGATATGTCAAAAAGTAGGAATAAATCTTGGATACTTAAAAAAACTTATCAAAATCCAGCAATAACAAAATTTATTTCAGCCGGAGCTTCAAACAATAAATACAGACATTATTTTTGTTATCCACTTACTGGAAAAACACATCAGATAAGAGTTGCATTAAAAAGTATTGGTGCTGAAATTATAGGAGATAAAATCTATGGTAGTGGGGATGAAGATAGAATGTATCTACACTCACTAGTCTTGTCTTTCAATTATAAAGGAGCAGATTTTAATTTTCAATGTGCTCCAAAAATAGGTTTACTTTGGCAAAAAGAAATAATAATGGAACAACTGTTAAATACTAAAGAAAAATTAAAACTTAACAA